One genomic region from Streptomyces sp. NBC_00582 encodes:
- the purN gene encoding phosphoribosylglycinamide formyltransferase: protein MAAKPSVAKRLVVLVSGSGTNLQALLDEIAATGAEAYGAEIVAVGADRDGIEGLARAERAGIPTFVRKVKDYGSREEWDAALAEAVAAHEPDLVVSAGFMKIVGKEFLARYGGRFVNTHPALLPSFPGAHGVRDALAYGARVTGCTVHFVDDGVDTGPIIAQGVVEVRNEDDESALHERIKEVERRLLVEVVGRLARNGYRIEGRKVVIQ, encoded by the coding sequence GTGGCCGCCAAGCCGTCCGTGGCCAAGCGCCTCGTCGTGCTGGTCTCCGGATCCGGTACGAATCTGCAGGCACTCCTCGACGAGATCGCCGCCACCGGCGCCGAGGCCTACGGGGCCGAGATCGTCGCCGTGGGGGCCGACCGGGACGGGATCGAGGGGCTGGCCCGCGCCGAGCGGGCCGGCATCCCCACCTTCGTGCGGAAGGTCAAGGACTACGGGAGCCGGGAGGAGTGGGACGCCGCCCTCGCCGAGGCCGTCGCCGCCCACGAGCCCGACCTCGTCGTCTCCGCCGGGTTCATGAAGATCGTGGGCAAGGAGTTCCTGGCCCGCTACGGGGGGCGGTTCGTCAACACGCACCCCGCGCTGCTGCCCAGTTTCCCCGGGGCGCACGGGGTGCGGGACGCGCTGGCGTACGGGGCCCGGGTCACGGGCTGCACCGTCCACTTCGTCGACGACGGTGTCGACACCGGACCCATCATCGCCCAGGGCGTGGTCGAGGTCCGCAACGAGGACGACGAGAGCGCTCTGCACGAGCGCATCAAGGAAGTCGAGCGAAGGCTGCTCGTCGAGGTCGTGGGGCGGCTCGCCCGCAACGGCTATCGCATTGAGGGACGAAAGGTAGTTATCCAGTGA
- a CDS encoding RNA polymerase subunit sigma-70 produces MKNPTPPPGTPAGTGQRPEPHRSTVRTRLTPAQAFDTLYAFCAPALVRQTYLLCGRRELARESVEQAFQLAWQRWPEVAVDRDPASWVRAAAHEYALSPWHRFRPRFRHPEPPPADAADRALLAVLLTLPPSYRRTLLLYDGVGLDLPETAAETEASTPATAHRLLHAREALAAALPQLADPAALHTRLAEVASAERLRAARPTAVRAGSERRARFWTRAAIAFTVAIIGATALTLRTAPTRYDPPVPPGKTVRGVPPEAAPGALSKKQTALRRKLRSNPASGPEKLLPETR; encoded by the coding sequence GTGAAGAACCCGACGCCCCCGCCCGGCACCCCCGCCGGGACCGGACAGCGCCCCGAACCCCACCGCTCCACCGTCCGCACCCGCCTGACACCCGCTCAGGCCTTCGACACGCTGTACGCGTTCTGCGCCCCCGCCCTCGTACGGCAGACCTACCTCCTCTGCGGCCGCCGCGAACTCGCCCGCGAGTCGGTCGAACAGGCCTTCCAACTCGCCTGGCAGCGCTGGCCCGAGGTGGCCGTCGACCGCGATCCGGCGAGCTGGGTGCGGGCCGCCGCGCACGAGTACGCGCTCTCCCCCTGGCACCGGTTCCGCCCCCGCTTCCGGCACCCCGAACCCCCGCCCGCCGACGCGGCCGACCGCGCCCTGCTCGCCGTACTCCTGACGCTTCCGCCGTCGTACCGCCGTACGCTCCTGCTCTACGACGGTGTCGGCCTCGACCTGCCGGAGACGGCGGCGGAGACGGAGGCGAGCACACCGGCGACCGCGCACCGCCTGCTGCACGCGCGAGAGGCCCTCGCCGCGGCCCTGCCCCAGCTCGCCGACCCCGCCGCGCTGCACACGCGTCTCGCCGAGGTGGCCTCCGCGGAACGCCTGCGCGCGGCCCGTCCCACGGCCGTCCGCGCGGGCAGCGAACGCCGCGCCCGCTTCTGGACCCGGGCGGCGATCGCCTTCACGGTCGCCATCATCGGCGCGACCGCCCTGACCCTCCGCACGGCCCCCACCCGCTACGACCCCCCGGTCCCCCCGGGCAAGACCGTCCGGGGAGTCCCCCCGGAAGCGGCCCCGGGCGCCCTGTCGAAGAAGCAGACGGCCCTGCGCAGGAAGCTCCGCTCGAACCCCGCGAGCGGCCCCGAGAAGCTGCTGCCGGAGACCCGGTGA
- the sucC gene encoding ADP-forming succinate--CoA ligase subunit beta, whose product MDLFEYQARDLFAKHDVPVLAGEVIDTPEAARAATERLGGKSVVKAQVKVGGRGKAGGVKLAATADEAVEHATNILGMDIKGHTVHKVMIAETAPEIVEEYYVSFLLDRANRTFLSIASVEGGMEIEEVAATRPEAVAKTPIDANEGVTEEKAREIVAAAKFPAEVADKVVNVLVKLWDTFIKEDALLVEVNPLAKVASGDVIALDGKVSLDENAEFRQPEHEALQDKASANPLEAAAKEKNLNYVKLDGEVGIIGNGAGLVMSTLDVVAYAGENHGGVKPANFLDIGGGASAAVMANGLEIILGDPDVKSVFVNVFGGITACDEVANGIVQALKLLEDRGEDVTKPLVVRLDGNNAELGRQILSDANHPLVQRVDTMDGAADKAAELAAAK is encoded by the coding sequence GTGGACCTGTTCGAGTACCAGGCGAGGGACCTCTTCGCCAAGCACGATGTACCGGTGCTGGCCGGTGAAGTCATCGACACGCCTGAGGCGGCCCGCGCAGCCACCGAGCGCCTCGGTGGCAAGTCTGTCGTCAAGGCCCAGGTGAAGGTCGGCGGCCGTGGCAAGGCCGGTGGCGTGAAGCTCGCCGCCACCGCCGACGAGGCCGTGGAGCACGCCACCAACATCCTCGGCATGGACATCAAGGGCCACACGGTCCACAAGGTGATGATCGCCGAGACCGCGCCCGAGATCGTGGAGGAGTACTACGTCTCCTTCCTCCTCGACCGTGCCAACCGCACCTTCCTCTCCATCGCGTCCGTCGAGGGCGGCATGGAGATCGAGGAGGTGGCGGCCACCCGTCCGGAGGCCGTCGCCAAGACGCCGATCGACGCCAACGAGGGTGTCACCGAGGAGAAGGCCCGCGAGATCGTCGCGGCCGCCAAGTTCCCGGCCGAGGTCGCGGACAAGGTCGTGAACGTCCTGGTCAAGCTGTGGGACACCTTCATCAAGGAGGACGCCCTCCTGGTCGAGGTCAACCCGCTGGCCAAGGTCGCCTCCGGTGACGTCATCGCCCTGGACGGCAAGGTCTCCCTGGACGAGAACGCCGAGTTCCGTCAGCCGGAGCACGAGGCCCTCCAGGACAAGGCGTCGGCCAACCCGCTCGAGGCCGCCGCCAAGGAGAAGAACCTCAACTACGTCAAGCTCGACGGCGAGGTCGGCATCATCGGCAACGGCGCGGGTCTCGTCATGAGCACCCTCGACGTCGTCGCGTACGCCGGTGAGAACCACGGTGGCGTCAAGCCCGCCAACTTCCTCGACATCGGCGGCGGCGCCTCCGCGGCCGTCATGGCCAACGGTCTCGAGATCATCCTCGGCGACCCGGACGTCAAGTCGGTCTTCGTCAACGTCTTCGGCGGCATCACCGCGTGCGACGAGGTCGCCAACGGCATCGTGCAGGCGCTGAAGCTCCTGGAGGACCGCGGCGAGGACGTCACCAAGCCGCTCGTCGTGCGTCTGGACGGCAACAACGCCGAGCTGGGTCGTCAGATCCTCTCCGACGCCAACCACCCGCTGGTCCAGCGCGTGGACACCATGGACGGCGCGGCCGACAAGGCCGCCGAGCTCGCGGCCGCGAAGTAA
- a CDS encoding cell division protein PerM, producing the protein MASVTPPSLSRLSRPSFLSSRSSLSSPSSLSFRMRDRSPGLVASVFGGVLAAGLGLGVFAVLVMVLWISSPYPDSGPGGALHVAAALWLLAHGAELVRVDTLSGVPAPVGVTPLLLLVLPVWLLHRAARDAVEGAEGGAPVGARTAWVGVVAGYLGVGAGVAWYAAGGVLRPSWMGTVWVPAVAVAAAGVGVWSAGGRPREELARMVPGWVGRGLSGGGASAVVGRAVGAGAGTLVGGGAVVVAVSSVWHAGAARVAFLQLTEGWSGRFAVLLLCLALVPNAAVWGAAYAVGPGFVLGVGHVVTPLGSDPAPLLPPFPLLAAVPGAGAGTVWNWAAGVVPVVAGVVVGVCVGGAAAGSGGGVAVAPVEAWSRWRTVRGVVAAGVGCAVVAGVLAWVAGGPLGVGVMARFGPVGWQVGGAVVVWVVAVGVPVGMWVRRWRGRGVGEFSWTGVGVAVGAGTVEVPESRDDGEPYDFDAVEAVGLAEEGEVAVAPGEPGWHGEEAREVRWAALREVAGDGEPG; encoded by the coding sequence ATGGCGAGTGTGACGCCGCCTTCGCTCTCCCGCCTGTCCCGCCCCTCCTTTCTCTCCTCTCGCTCGTCCCTCTCCTCCCCCTCCTCCCTCTCCTTCCGTATGCGGGACCGCTCGCCGGGGCTCGTGGCCTCCGTGTTCGGTGGGGTGCTGGCCGCCGGGCTGGGGCTCGGGGTGTTCGCGGTGCTGGTGATGGTGCTGTGGATCAGTTCGCCGTATCCGGACAGCGGGCCCGGTGGGGCGCTGCATGTGGCCGCCGCGTTGTGGCTGTTGGCGCACGGGGCGGAGCTGGTGCGCGTCGACACGTTGTCCGGGGTGCCGGCGCCGGTCGGGGTCACGCCGTTGCTGCTGCTCGTGCTGCCGGTGTGGCTGCTGCACCGGGCCGCACGGGATGCGGTGGAGGGGGCGGAGGGAGGTGCTCCGGTCGGTGCCCGTACGGCCTGGGTGGGGGTCGTCGCGGGGTATCTCGGGGTGGGGGCGGGGGTGGCCTGGTATGCGGCCGGGGGTGTGCTGCGGCCCTCGTGGATGGGGACAGTGTGGGTGCCGGCGGTGGCCGTGGCGGCGGCGGGGGTGGGGGTGTGGTCGGCGGGCGGGCGTCCTCGTGAGGAGCTCGCGCGGATGGTGCCCGGGTGGGTGGGGAGGGGGCTGTCCGGTGGGGGTGCGAGTGCGGTGGTCGGGCGGGCCGTGGGGGCGGGGGCCGGGACCCTGGTGGGGGGCGGGGCGGTGGTGGTGGCGGTGTCGTCGGTGTGGCACGCCGGGGCGGCTCGGGTGGCGTTTCTGCAGCTCACGGAGGGGTGGTCGGGGCGGTTCGCGGTGTTGCTGCTGTGTCTGGCGCTGGTGCCGAACGCGGCGGTGTGGGGGGCGGCGTATGCGGTGGGGCCGGGGTTCGTGCTGGGGGTGGGGCATGTGGTGACGCCGTTGGGGTCGGATCCGGCGCCGTTGCTGCCGCCGTTTCCGCTGTTGGCGGCGGTGCCGGGGGCGGGGGCGGGGACGGTGTGGAACTGGGCGGCCGGGGTGGTGCCGGTGGTGGCCGGGGTGGTGGTGGGGGTGTGCGTGGGGGGTGCGGCCGCAGGGTCCGGTGGGGGTGTGGCGGTGGCGCCGGTCGAGGCGTGGTCGCGGTGGCGGACCGTGAGGGGTGTGGTGGCCGCGGGGGTGGGGTGCGCGGTGGTGGCGGGGGTGCTTGCCTGGGTGGCCGGTGGGCCGCTGGGGGTTGGGGTGATGGCTCGGTTCGGGCCGGTGGGGTGGCAGGTGGGGGGTGCGGTGGTGGTGTGGGTGGTGGCGGTGGGGGTGCCGGTGGGGATGTGGGTGCGGAGGTGGAGGGGGCGGGGGGTCGGGGAGTTCTCTTGGACGGGGGTGGGCGTGGCCGTGGGCGCGGGGACAGTGGAGGTGCCGGAGTCGCGGGATGACGGCGAGCCCTATGACTTCGACGCCGTGGAGGCGGTGGGCCTGGCGGAGGAAGGGGAGGTGGCGGTGGCGCCGGGGGAGCCGGGGTGGCATGGGGAGGAGGCTCGGGAGGTGCGGTGGGCTGCGTTGCGGGAGGTCGCGGGTGACGGGGAGCCTGGCTGA
- the sucD gene encoding succinate--CoA ligase subunit alpha, producing the protein MAIFLNKDSKVIVQGMTGATGMKHTKLMLADGTNIVGGVNPRKAGTSVDIDGNDIPVFGTVAEAIEKTGANVSVLFVPPAFAKAAVVEAIDAEIPLAVVITEGIAVHDSAAFYAYAVSKGNKTRIIGPNCPGLITPGQSNAGIIPGDITKPGRIGLVSKSGTLTYQMMYELRDIGFSSAVGIGGDPVIGTTHIDALAAFEADPDTDLIVMIGEIGGDAEERAAAFIKENVKKPVVGYVAGFTAPEGKTMGHAGAIVSGSSGTAAAKKEALEAAGVKVGKTPTETAKLAREILAG; encoded by the coding sequence ATGGCTATCTTCCTCAACAAGGACAGCAAGGTCATCGTCCAGGGCATGACCGGTGCCACGGGCATGAAGCACACCAAGCTCATGCTGGCCGACGGCACGAACATCGTCGGCGGCGTGAACCCCCGCAAGGCCGGCACGTCCGTCGACATCGACGGCAACGACATCCCGGTCTTCGGCACGGTCGCCGAGGCGATCGAGAAGACGGGCGCCAACGTCTCCGTCCTCTTCGTGCCGCCGGCCTTCGCGAAGGCCGCCGTCGTCGAGGCGATCGACGCCGAGATCCCCCTCGCGGTCGTCATCACCGAGGGCATCGCCGTCCACGACTCGGCCGCGTTCTACGCGTACGCCGTGTCCAAGGGCAACAAGACCCGCATCATCGGCCCGAACTGCCCGGGTCTGATCACCCCGGGTCAGTCGAACGCCGGCATCATCCCGGGCGACATCACCAAGCCGGGCCGTATCGGCCTGGTCTCGAAGTCCGGCACGCTGACGTACCAGATGATGTACGAGCTGCGTGACATCGGCTTCTCGTCGGCGGTGGGCATCGGTGGCGACCCCGTCATCGGCACGACCCACATCGACGCGCTCGCCGCGTTCGAGGCCGACCCCGACACCGACCTGATCGTGATGATCGGTGAGATCGGTGGCGACGCCGAGGAGCGCGCCGCGGCCTTCATCAAGGAGAACGTGAAGAAGCCGGTCGTCGGCTACGTCGCGGGCTTCACCGCGCCCGAGGGCAAGACCATGGGCCACGCGGGCGCCATCGTCTCCGGCTCCTCCGGTACCGCCGCCGCGAAGAAGGAGGCCCTCGAGGCCGCCGGCGTCAAGGTCGGCAAGACGCCGACCGAGACGGCGAAGCTGGCGCGCGAGATCCTCGCGGGCTGA